The following proteins are co-located in the Gorilla gorilla gorilla isolate KB3781 chromosome 7, NHGRI_mGorGor1-v2.1_pri, whole genome shotgun sequence genome:
- the C7H8orf88 gene encoding uncharacterized protein C8orf88 homolog yields METKKLIGKPLQPARPVRHLTSPPGAVFPFNFQNEYPCNTQCIQSGVSRCKTNGMQAFSQGLNEQQQQQSPVKKERIKYSRDFLLKLSSVSICRKKPDFLPDHPIVLQKPENNQSFK; encoded by the exons atggaaaccaaaaaattaattGGTAAACCGCTTCAACCAGCAAGACCTGTTCGTCATCTGACTTCTCCCCCAG GAGCAGTGTTCCCTTTCAACTTTCAAAATGAATATCCATGCAACACTCAGTGCATACAAAGTGGAGTTAGCAGA TGTAAGACGAATGGAATGCAAGCCTTTTCTCAAGGTCTTAATGAGCAACAGCAACAGCAGTCTCCagttaaaaaag AGAGAATTAAATACAGCAGAGATTTCCTGTTGAAGCTCTCAAGTGTTTCCATCTGCAGAAAAAAACCAGACTTTCTGCCTGATCATCCCATTGTACTGCAAAAACCA GAAAACAACCAAAGTTTTAAGTAA